One window from the genome of Xenorhabdus bovienii SS-2004 encodes:
- the traD gene encoding type IV conjugative transfer system coupling protein TraD, with the protein MSRRYVVEALLRPAVELNTALVSAVAAFVCIRAPWAIALAPSVSYVMAGGFTVLAMIRTWQGIQVIRYRRNLRRLPRYQMSTRHIPVSHRQLFLGRGFRWQQKHTQRLQDTRRPEVERFVQPSRIYQFARALERRTEYRWPTLSALLRQDSPFNPVRPLPPVGGNPAIHGIEPQEADVFMDLRERVGHTLVMGTTRVGKTRLAELLITQDIRRGEVVIVFDPKGDADLLRRIWAEAHRAGRGNELLLFHLGWPEISARYNAVGRFGRVSEVASRLAGQLSGEGNSAAFREFAWRFVNIVARALVALGHRPDYQLITRYVNNISELYQRYATRMMEERQPDLLAQINHSLSKLKEKDIPRNMQGQPDALRLWAMEMTLSSDAGKQLYDPILDGLRSAVRYDRTYFDKIVASLLPLLEKLTTGKIAELLSPDYLNMTDLRPIFDWEQVIRKNGIVYIGLDALSDSDVASAVGNSMFADLVSVAGQIYKYGMNAGLPVRHDGKLAINLHCDEFNELMGDEFIPLINKGGGAGMQVTAYTQTSSDIEARIGSPAKTAQVVGNFNTLMMLRVRDNRTAELLTSQLPEVEIYSKTLVSGHSDIADVEQGQDFTSSTQDRVGTVKTPLITPAEMINLPKGQAFALLEGGQLWKIRMPLPTGDEDDALMPASLQHIAEQMRRHYRTSENWWEEKG; encoded by the coding sequence ATGAGCCGCCGTTATGTGGTTGAAGCCCTGCTGCGTCCTGCCGTCGAGCTGAATACGGCGCTGGTCTCCGCCGTTGCCGCGTTTGTCTGTATCAGGGCACCCTGGGCCATCGCACTGGCACCTTCCGTCAGCTATGTGATGGCCGGTGGTTTTACTGTATTAGCGATGATACGCACATGGCAGGGTATTCAGGTCATCCGTTATCGCAGAAACCTGCGCCGCCTGCCACGTTATCAGATGAGCACCAGGCACATTCCTGTCAGTCACCGGCAGTTGTTTCTGGGCAGGGGATTTCGCTGGCAGCAGAAGCATACCCAGCGTTTACAGGATACCCGCCGACCGGAGGTCGAGAGATTCGTACAACCGTCCCGGATATATCAGTTTGCCCGCGCACTGGAGCGTCGAACTGAATACCGCTGGCCAACATTATCGGCGTTGTTACGTCAGGATTCGCCATTTAATCCCGTACGCCCGCTGCCTCCGGTGGGCGGTAATCCTGCTATCCACGGTATTGAGCCACAGGAGGCCGATGTTTTTATGGATCTGCGCGAGCGGGTCGGGCATACGCTGGTGATGGGTACCACTCGGGTGGGGAAAACCCGGCTGGCTGAACTGCTTATCACGCAGGATATCCGGCGCGGTGAAGTGGTGATTGTGTTTGATCCCAAAGGGGATGCTGACCTGTTAAGACGCATCTGGGCAGAAGCACACCGGGCCGGTCGCGGTAATGAATTGCTCCTCTTTCATCTGGGCTGGCCGGAGATTTCGGCGCGTTATAACGCCGTCGGGCGGTTTGGCCGGGTATCCGAAGTGGCTTCCCGTCTGGCCGGACAGCTCAGCGGCGAAGGCAACAGCGCCGCGTTCCGTGAATTTGCCTGGCGGTTTGTCAATATTGTCGCCCGTGCTTTGGTGGCTCTGGGGCACCGGCCGGATTACCAGCTCATCACCCGCTACGTCAATAATATCAGCGAACTGTATCAGCGCTATGCCACCCGAATGATGGAGGAAAGACAACCGGATCTGCTGGCGCAAATCAATCATTCCCTCAGCAAACTGAAAGAAAAAGACATTCCGCGCAATATGCAGGGGCAACCCGATGCCCTCCGGCTCTGGGCGATGGAAATGACGCTGAGTTCTGACGCAGGCAAGCAACTCTATGACCCGATTCTGGATGGTCTGCGTTCTGCCGTGCGTTATGACCGTACCTATTTTGATAAAATTGTCGCGTCCTTATTGCCGCTGCTGGAAAAACTGACCACAGGCAAAATTGCCGAACTGTTATCGCCGGATTACCTCAATATGACGGATCTACGGCCCATCTTTGACTGGGAGCAGGTGATCCGCAAAAACGGGATTGTTTATATCGGTCTGGATGCACTGTCTGACAGTGATGTGGCCTCAGCCGTGGGCAACAGTATGTTTGCGGATCTGGTCAGTGTCGCCGGGCAGATTTACAAATATGGGATGAATGCCGGATTGCCGGTTCGCCATGACGGGAAACTGGCGATTAATCTGCATTGTGATGAATTCAATGAACTGATGGGTGATGAATTTATTCCGCTGATCAACAAAGGTGGCGGCGCGGGGATGCAGGTCACGGCGTATACCCAGACCTCTTCTGATATCGAAGCCCGTATCGGCAGTCCGGCCAAAACCGCGCAGGTGGTGGGTAACTTCAATACCCTGATGATGCTGCGGGTGCGGGATAACCGGACGGCAGAACTGCTCACCAGCCAGCTTCCTGAAGTGGAAATCTACAGCAAGACGCTGGTATCGGGACATTCAGATATTGCTGATGTGGAACAGGGTCAGGATTTTACCTCTTCCACGCAGGACAGGGTAGGCACCGTCAAAACACCACTGATTACTCCCGCCGAAATGATTAACCTGCCAAAAGGGCAGGCATTCGCGTTACTGGAAGGCGGGCAATTGTGGAAAATCCGCATGCCTTTGCCAACGGGGGATGAGGATGATGCCCTGATGCCGGCCAGTTTGCAGCACATTGCCGAACAGATGCGCAGGCACTACCGCACCAGTGAAAACTGGTGGGAAGAGAAGGGATAG
- a CDS encoding DUF2857 domain-containing protein: MNHLSQATNSLLLQLVMDLKNGYIRRCEALGLAPSEMLMLQSLTIEDLHYLGNSPVSVLSVQIHHANLARILHQARIEQQRIQRIDRALALSGSIDLMHYFFGLSSLEVAARRRIAGIAVKSGRVSVLTEAENRDLWQRWQAAKMRDADSADGLDIMMDVAEHHDISLTSVWNAVKEWQQQGASGSVSVKKQG, translated from the coding sequence ATGAATCATTTATCGCAAGCGACCAACAGCCTGTTGTTGCAGTTGGTGATGGATTTGAAGAACGGCTATATCCGCCGTTGCGAAGCACTGGGGCTGGCACCCTCGGAGATGCTGATGTTACAGAGCCTGACGATTGAGGATTTGCATTATCTGGGCAACAGCCCGGTATCGGTGCTGAGTGTGCAAATTCATCACGCCAATCTGGCCCGCATCTTACATCAGGCGCGTATCGAACAGCAACGGATACAACGCATTGATCGGGCACTGGCCCTCAGCGGATCGATTGACCTGATGCACTATTTTTTTGGCCTGTCCAGTCTGGAGGTGGCGGCGCGCCGGCGTATTGCCGGTATTGCCGTGAAGTCGGGGCGGGTTTCGGTGCTGACAGAAGCGGAAAACCGTGACCTGTGGCAGCGCTGGCAGGCGGCAAAGATGAGGGATGCGGACAGTGCCGACGGGCTGGATATCATGATGGACGTGGCGGAGCATCATGATATTTCGCTGACGTCCGTCTGGAATGCCGTCAAAGAATGGCAGCAACAGGGTGCATCCGGATCGGTCTCTGTGAAAAAACAGGGATAA
- a CDS encoding STY4528 family pathogenicity island replication protein — protein MINLSADSLIAHTMAKMKSRLEQRPDDDVSQLRSGLLFMGNIQDAYPRRLLLDDRLSPLDKTGWMMIRLYAQQNEGAVFPSYDELQLLLASPYKGKASRETVSRVLLMLRITGWLSLCKRIRDEHGRVRGNIYAQHDEPLTCRDAEILDPHWLNTVAEACRSKNRTISQTAREVLTDIQEDPLMRHRHSHIRLLEARLNAVQTPQQRVMRQALQQGKQQTELREMKPGSETESGQLKGQNKPNSETELSVKSMTCRQTTKPNCYVRSFTQSVNKKTYVDTPSAIFLPEKLCRQLEPEDGGMLNSQLQALPAEQAQTVLTCLDKALQAGKIGNPVGWLLAMMKRAREGKLYVQAEPAVTTTAAAKKPVEFTRETARSVPPSSQAHVSSVVKDIRQRLAQAKYHRDDMG, from the coding sequence ATGATAAACCTGTCAGCAGACAGCTTAATTGCCCACACTATGGCCAAAATGAAAAGCCGTCTGGAACAACGCCCCGACGATGACGTTTCACAGCTGCGCAGTGGTCTGCTGTTTATGGGTAACATTCAGGATGCCTATCCCCGTCGCCTGTTACTGGATGATCGCCTGTCACCACTGGATAAAACGGGCTGGATGATGATCCGTTTGTATGCGCAACAAAATGAAGGGGCGGTTTTCCCCAGCTACGATGAATTGCAGCTGCTGCTGGCCTCGCCCTATAAAGGCAAAGCCTCCCGTGAAACCGTCAGCCGGGTATTGCTGATGCTGCGAATAACCGGCTGGCTGAGTTTATGCAAGCGTATCCGCGACGAGCATGGGCGGGTGCGGGGCAATATCTATGCGCAACACGATGAACCGCTGACCTGCCGTGATGCCGAGATTCTCGATCCTCACTGGCTGAATACTGTGGCAGAAGCCTGTCGCAGCAAAAACCGCACTATCAGCCAGACGGCACGGGAGGTACTGACTGACATTCAAGAAGATCCACTGATGCGTCATCGTCACAGTCATATCCGTTTGCTGGAAGCGCGGCTGAATGCGGTGCAGACGCCACAGCAAAGGGTCATGAGGCAGGCGCTTCAACAGGGAAAACAGCAAACCGAACTCAGGGAAATGAAACCGGGTTCGGAAACCGAATCCGGTCAGTTAAAAGGGCAGAATAAGCCGAATTCGGAAACCGAACTCAGCGTGAAATCAATGACTTGTCGTCAAACCACTAAACCGAACTGTTATGTACGTTCTTTCACACAGAGTGTGAATAAAAAAACATACGTAGATACACCGTCCGCTATTTTTCTGCCGGAAAAGTTATGCAGGCAACTGGAGCCGGAAGATGGGGGGATGCTGAACAGCCAGTTGCAGGCACTGCCTGCTGAACAGGCGCAGACTGTGTTGACTTGTCTGGATAAGGCGTTACAGGCAGGCAAAATCGGTAATCCGGTCGGCTGGCTGCTGGCGATGATGAAACGGGCACGGGAGGGAAAACTGTATGTGCAGGCTGAACCGGCTGTCACGACGACGGCGGCTGCGAAGAAACCCGTTGAATTCACACGGGAAACGGCGCGTTCTGTTCCCCCCTCTTCACAAGCCCATGTCAGCAGTGTAGTGAAAGATATTCGTCAGCGGCTGGCGCAGGCAAAATATCACCGTGATGACATGGGGTAA
- the tenpIN gene encoding type III toxin-antitoxin system TenpIN family toxin, producing MKLRKLDQAFYDDNTHLIQALDNEDGKWISGKTRGHGIVVVNINKLTFAIPLRTSIKHNAAYITQKSNQKGVKGKGLDYSKALLIINQKYISDEIFLIPAEQHKNIQGKEFFITRKFEKYVEKYIKAAKNRDRHVLNSLEYRFTTLQNYHNQLDV from the coding sequence ATGAAATTAAGAAAATTAGATCAAGCTTTTTATGATGATAATACTCATCTCATACAAGCGCTTGATAATGAAGATGGAAAGTGGATATCAGGTAAAACCCGCGGACATGGTATTGTTGTAGTCAATATCAACAAATTAACTTTCGCTATCCCACTTAGAACTTCGATTAAACATAACGCAGCATATATTACGCAAAAATCCAACCAAAAAGGTGTAAAAGGAAAAGGACTGGATTACTCGAAAGCTTTATTAATCATCAATCAAAAGTATATTTCTGATGAAATATTTTTGATCCCAGCAGAACAACATAAAAACATCCAAGGGAAAGAATTTTTCATTACGAGAAAATTTGAGAAGTATGTAGAAAAATATATTAAGGCCGCTAAAAACAGGGACAGACATGTTCTTAATAGTCTGGAATATCGTTTTACTACGCTTCAAAATTACCATAATCAGTTAGATGTGTGA
- a CDS encoding TIGR03759 family integrating conjugative element protein → MRLHQIGLVTWIVLISPTWAATPSPLTSQQAHTVESQKQTLRIQAGQWGLNADEYQRYQQLLNGPRGIQSPGLDPLTTLGIEAESEADRRRYAEQWVKAEFVRTEKELRFQREVDAAWQRLFPDVLPVNMAKSGEAKGRLALFVKINDCPPCDARLAEVLALMQPVDIYLVDSKGNDDTLRQWAKKHRIPVERVRNRQVTLNHDAGYWFRFGQGVMPVLLRQEEQGWHITL, encoded by the coding sequence ATGAGATTGCATCAAATCGGTCTGGTAACGTGGATAGTGCTCATCAGCCCAACATGGGCAGCCACACCGTCACCCTTAACGTCGCAGCAGGCACATACGGTGGAAAGCCAAAAGCAAACATTGAGAATACAGGCCGGGCAATGGGGATTGAACGCGGATGAATATCAGCGCTATCAGCAATTATTGAATGGGCCAAGGGGGATCCAGTCGCCGGGGCTTGACCCGTTGACAACCCTGGGGATTGAAGCGGAAAGTGAGGCTGACCGCCGCCGTTATGCCGAACAGTGGGTCAAAGCGGAATTTGTCCGCACTGAAAAAGAACTGCGTTTTCAACGGGAAGTGGATGCTGCATGGCAACGGTTATTTCCGGATGTGTTGCCGGTCAATATGGCGAAATCCGGTGAGGCAAAGGGGCGTTTGGCGTTGTTTGTCAAAATCAACGATTGCCCGCCGTGTGATGCCCGTTTAGCTGAAGTTCTGGCGTTAATGCAACCGGTTGACATTTATCTGGTCGACAGCAAGGGCAATGACGACACATTACGGCAATGGGCCAAAAAACACCGAATCCCTGTTGAGCGAGTGCGCAATCGGCAAGTCACCCTGAATCATGATGCAGGGTACTGGTTCAGGTTTGGGCAGGGTGTTATGCCGGTCTTATTGCGGCAGGAAGAGCAGGGATGGCATATCACGTTATGA
- a CDS encoding helix-turn-helix domain-containing protein, with product MTMTHTQKDWHPAEIICALRKRGTTLAAVSREAGLSSSTLANTLSRAWPKGEWIIANYLDVHPSEIWPSRYFDQYGQLIERTVRKTVSAESSDQ from the coding sequence ATGACTATGACTCACACTCAGAAAGACTGGCACCCAGCCGAAATTATTTGCGCATTACGCAAGCGTGGTACAACACTCGCCGCCGTCTCCCGCGAAGCCGGATTAAGCTCTTCAACTCTCGCCAACACCCTGTCCCGCGCCTGGCCAAAAGGGGAATGGATCATTGCAAATTATCTCGATGTTCATCCCTCTGAAATCTGGCCGAGCCGTTATTTTGACCAATATGGTCAGTTGATTGAGCGTACCGTGCGTAAAACGGTTTCAGCAGAATCTTCAGATCAATAA
- a CDS encoding PilL N-terminal domain-containing protein has protein sequence MRITVLMGVLVTILTGCNASSKQPSSQCAPEKAISTTQLTRNIQPVSPDIYQQTSEVVRHGRYTLVSTDPTAAQRDPLSQLIEVHIPASQHLTVADALRDVLRQSGYRLCTPEKTNDILYRQPLPSVHTQSGSVRLRTALQFMAGPAWQLEVDEVQRVVCHHLRPGYQLPQPRQGKQP, from the coding sequence ATGAGAATAACCGTATTAATGGGTGTATTGGTCACTATCCTGACGGGTTGCAATGCCTCGTCAAAGCAACCGTCATCTCAATGTGCTCCCGAAAAAGCCATTTCAACAACGCAGCTCACGCGCAATATTCAGCCCGTCTCACCCGATATTTATCAACAAACATCGGAAGTCGTCCGCCACGGTCGTTATACCCTGGTAAGTACCGATCCAACAGCAGCACAGCGTGATCCACTTTCCCAATTGATTGAGGTTCATATCCCGGCGTCTCAGCATCTCACGGTAGCCGATGCCCTGCGTGACGTATTGCGCCAGTCGGGTTATCGGTTATGTACGCCTGAAAAAACCAATGACATTTTATATCGCCAGCCGTTGCCGTCGGTACATACGCAGTCAGGTTCCGTCCGGCTGCGCACGGCGTTGCAGTTTATGGCCGGTCCGGCCTGGCAACTGGAGGTGGATGAGGTCCAGCGTGTGGTGTGTCACCATTTACGGCCGGGTTATCAGCTTCCACAACCTCGGCAGGGAAAGCAGCCATGA
- a CDS encoding PFL_4669 family integrating conjugative element protein yields the protein MSEPDEKTAPSPPRRAGALKSTLTIELHTHYAIRLWAGRKKEDVTGRRQYPDIIGMPQVIKRAGTISEDAAADNPYADSWLMKLEQALVAASASLQQRIATLQETLNALPAQVTLSAVSSVEPLNIGVYSHSPLGYRCVWLLVGFDQLAMKTFQAFHYGFISRSERDALLHNGSRVIRQIYGLVRSYRPLKVTRADIEEKTPAGLEAIKWLGEPDPDILSGRLRSDFSPPLRTVAQDAGRG from the coding sequence ATGTCTGAACCTGATGAAAAAACCGCACCGTCGCCCCCCCGTCGTGCCGGTGCACTGAAATCCACGTTAACCATTGAACTCCATACCCACTACGCCATCCGCCTCTGGGCAGGGCGTAAAAAAGAAGACGTCACCGGCCGCCGTCAATACCCGGACATTATCGGCATGCCGCAGGTAATTAAACGGGCGGGCACCATCAGTGAGGATGCGGCTGCCGATAACCCGTATGCCGACAGCTGGCTGATGAAACTGGAACAGGCCCTGGTGGCGGCCTCGGCCAGCCTTCAGCAGCGTATTGCCACCTTGCAGGAAACACTGAACGCCCTGCCGGCACAGGTGACGTTATCCGCGGTTTCCTCTGTTGAACCGCTGAATATCGGGGTCTACAGTCACTCCCCGCTGGGTTACCGCTGTGTCTGGCTGTTGGTCGGTTTCGACCAGCTGGCGATGAAAACCTTTCAGGCGTTTCATTACGGTTTTATTTCTCGTTCAGAGCGGGATGCGTTGCTGCATAACGGCAGTCGGGTGATCCGCCAGATTTATGGTCTGGTGCGTTCTTACCGCCCTCTGAAGGTGACCCGTGCGGATATTGAGGAAAAAACACCGGCTGGCCTTGAAGCCATTAAATGGCTGGGCGAACCGGACCCCGATATTCTGTCGGGCCGGCTGCGTTCTGATTTTTCACCCCCCCTGCGCACGGTGGCTCAGGATGCAGGGAGGGGGTGA
- a CDS encoding integrating conjugative element protein, which produces MAYHVMIMKGLRVFPIIGMLWFNTCHAELNVIADLGGKDASPFYESINAEQRDEPVSSVQNSSPEMAGEAAMLPVKTPELTPGKVASRPLQLPGIGALFLIGDDPDSRQWLSQNAATLTKLHAVGLVVNVSEIAGLQSLRASAPGLLLSPAAGTELARRLQLQHYPVLITETQLSQQLSP; this is translated from the coding sequence ATGGCATATCACGTTATGATAATGAAAGGGTTGCGCGTATTCCCCATTATCGGGATGCTCTGGTTCAATACCTGCCATGCGGAGCTGAATGTCATTGCCGATTTAGGCGGCAAAGATGCCTCGCCTTTTTATGAAAGCATTAATGCTGAGCAACGCGATGAGCCTGTGTCATCGGTGCAAAATTCCTCACCCGAAATGGCAGGTGAAGCGGCGATGTTGCCTGTCAAAACACCGGAACTGACGCCGGGAAAAGTGGCAAGCAGACCACTGCAACTGCCGGGAATTGGCGCACTGTTTCTGATTGGGGATGATCCGGACTCGCGCCAGTGGTTAAGCCAGAATGCGGCCACCTTGACGAAACTGCATGCTGTGGGTCTGGTCGTCAATGTCAGTGAAATAGCGGGCTTGCAGTCACTGCGTGCATCAGCGCCGGGTTTATTGTTGTCACCGGCTGCCGGCACCGAGCTGGCTCGTCGATTGCAACTGCAACATTATCCGGTGTTGATCACGGAAACTCAACTTTCCCAACAGTTGTCACCATGA
- the ssb gene encoding single-stranded DNA-binding protein — MSSRGINKVILVGYLGQDPEIRYLPAGGTVAMLSMATSDNWRDKQTGEIREKTEWHRVVIFGKLADIAAEYLQKGAQVYIEGQLKTRKWQDNQGQDRYSTEVVVNVNGSMQMLGNRNEPKRMAPQQVENKPIQKQSSQPVSRERKEIPVVQTSVLPKKEEVDWNEEIPF; from the coding sequence ATGTCTTCACGTGGAATCAACAAAGTAATTTTAGTGGGTTATCTGGGGCAGGATCCGGAAATCCGTTACCTACCCGCCGGGGGTACCGTGGCAATGCTTTCAATGGCCACCTCAGATAACTGGCGGGATAAACAAACCGGTGAAATACGGGAGAAAACCGAATGGCACCGGGTCGTTATCTTCGGCAAATTAGCCGACATTGCGGCGGAGTATTTGCAGAAAGGGGCACAGGTCTATATTGAAGGCCAGCTGAAAACCCGCAAATGGCAGGATAACCAGGGCCAGGATCGCTACTCAACGGAAGTGGTGGTGAATGTGAATGGGTCGATGCAGATGCTGGGGAACCGTAATGAGCCAAAGCGTATGGCACCTCAACAGGTTGAAAATAAGCCGATACAGAAGCAATCCTCTCAACCAGTTAGCAGAGAAAGAAAGGAGATTCCTGTAGTACAAACCTCTGTTTTACCAAAAAAGGAAGAAGTAGATTGGAATGAGGAAATTCCTTTTTGA
- a CDS encoding DNA topoisomerase III → MPLYLCEKPSQARDIARVLGVKQRGQGYLFGDSITVTWAIGHLLEMAAPEHYGEQFGPPWRMEPLPVLPVQWQWTVKKETADQFAVIRQLLKQADEVIIATDADREGEVIARELLEYCRFTGPVRRLWLSALDETSIRQALAAILLGEQTEPLWQAGLGRARADWLMGINLTRLYTLKAQAQGFGEVLSIGRVQTPTLALVVNRDNDIARFEPKPYWQVMAALQKDDISFRVKWLPAPDDCDEEKRCIREDIAQSVVQRCQQAQDAVVTELTQKREKTPPPLCFDLGMLQQVASRQWGMGAGQVLTIAQSLYEIHKATTYPRTDCGYLPVSMREDIPAVFTALTRTDPAMNAIISQLDASTLSRVWNDSQITAHHAIIPTRHTFDMTKLTADELKIYQLIRHYYLAQFLPVQETDVTDVTFTIGGQVFQAKGRVSVVTGWKTLFADEKQVQEQDDNTALPALKKEEICPVLRAEIQPRQTRPPAPFTEGTLIAAMKNAAAFIHDPQLKKVLRENAGLGTEATRAGIIEALFNRQLLARKKKNLHATPLAQELIAGLPDVLTHPGMTALWEQSLDDIARGRATLDGFMQKQAQWLAHLVEKGKTQPIRFTLPKTPACPRCGGPMQKRAGKTTPFWGCTRYPACKGMLNANAVTGSRKTRRGNSPD, encoded by the coding sequence ATGCCACTGTATTTATGTGAAAAGCCCTCTCAGGCCAGAGATATCGCCCGGGTGCTGGGCGTGAAGCAGCGCGGACAGGGCTATCTCTTTGGCGACAGTATTACTGTCACCTGGGCTATCGGGCATTTGCTGGAAATGGCTGCACCCGAGCACTATGGTGAACAATTCGGCCCGCCGTGGCGCATGGAACCCCTGCCGGTGCTGCCTGTGCAGTGGCAATGGACTGTGAAGAAAGAGACCGCCGATCAGTTTGCGGTGATCAGACAATTACTGAAACAGGCCGACGAAGTGATTATCGCCACTGATGCTGACCGTGAAGGGGAAGTGATTGCCCGTGAACTGCTGGAGTATTGCCGTTTTACCGGCCCCGTCAGACGGCTGTGGCTGTCTGCGCTGGATGAAACCAGTATCCGGCAGGCACTGGCCGCGATATTACTGGGGGAGCAAACCGAACCACTCTGGCAGGCCGGACTGGGACGGGCACGGGCGGACTGGCTGATGGGAATAAACCTGACCCGCCTGTATACCCTGAAAGCGCAGGCACAGGGATTTGGTGAGGTGCTGTCCATCGGGCGGGTACAGACGCCGACACTGGCACTGGTCGTGAACCGTGATAACGATATCGCCCGGTTTGAGCCAAAACCCTACTGGCAGGTGATGGCCGCATTGCAAAAAGATGACATTAGCTTTCGGGTTAAATGGCTGCCTGCGCCCGACGATTGCGATGAAGAAAAACGCTGTATCCGGGAGGATATCGCGCAGAGTGTGGTTCAGCGTTGTCAGCAGGCACAAGATGCCGTGGTGACTGAACTCACGCAGAAACGGGAAAAAACCCCGCCGCCGCTCTGTTTTGATTTGGGGATGCTCCAGCAGGTAGCCTCCCGTCAATGGGGAATGGGGGCCGGTCAGGTACTGACGATTGCCCAGTCGTTGTATGAAATCCATAAAGCGACCACCTACCCGCGCACGGATTGCGGTTATCTGCCGGTTTCAATGCGGGAAGATATTCCGGCCGTGTTCACCGCACTGACCCGTACCGATCCTGCGATGAATGCCATTATCAGCCAGCTGGATGCCAGCACTCTCTCCCGAGTCTGGAATGACAGCCAAATCACGGCGCACCATGCCATTATTCCGACCCGCCACACTTTTGATATGACGAAACTGACCGCGGACGAATTAAAGATCTATCAGTTGATCCGCCACTATTATCTGGCGCAGTTTCTGCCCGTACAGGAAACGGATGTGACTGACGTGACATTCACTATCGGCGGGCAGGTATTTCAGGCGAAAGGGCGGGTCAGTGTGGTCACGGGCTGGAAGACGCTGTTTGCCGATGAAAAACAGGTGCAGGAGCAGGACGACAATACCGCGCTGCCTGCATTGAAAAAAGAGGAAATCTGCCCGGTACTCCGTGCAGAAATACAGCCCCGGCAAACCCGGCCGCCTGCGCCTTTTACCGAAGGTACGCTGATTGCCGCCATGAAAAATGCCGCTGCGTTTATCCACGATCCGCAGCTTAAAAAAGTGCTGCGGGAAAATGCCGGGCTGGGCACGGAGGCCACCCGGGCAGGTATCATTGAAGCCCTGTTTAACCGTCAGCTGCTGGCGCGAAAAAAGAAAAACCTGCATGCAACGCCGCTGGCGCAGGAGCTGATTGCCGGGCTGCCGGACGTCCTGACCCATCCGGGGATGACTGCGCTGTGGGAACAGTCTCTGGACGACATTGCCCGGGGCCGGGCCACACTGGATGGCTTTATGCAGAAACAGGCACAATGGCTGGCGCATTTAGTGGAAAAGGGCAAAACACAGCCGATCCGGTTTACCCTGCCGAAAACCCCGGCGTGCCCGCGCTGTGGCGGCCCGATGCAAAAACGGGCGGGAAAAACAACCCCGTTCTGGGGCTGCACTCGCTATCCGGCATGCAAAGGGATGCTGAACGCTAACGCGGTGACCGGCTCCCGAAAAACCCGGCGGGGAAATTCACCGGACTGA
- a CDS encoding STY4534 family ICE replication protein: MSENTASLTKNDYFNLNIKGLGYLNNIRHVSTASGTFLSCVINALNGPGDNPVYVRFDITVVGKEATSLVGRCQKAVDEDKKVLLGFTLSNPSTDIFTLKRGDHAGEQRVSLKARLIKVDWIKIGQEKVYQAEQSDSMPPQNGITQKEYAENSF, encoded by the coding sequence ATGTCTGAGAACACCGCATCCTTAACCAAAAACGACTATTTCAACCTCAATATTAAAGGACTGGGCTATCTGAATAACATCCGCCATGTCAGCACTGCCAGCGGAACGTTCCTGAGCTGTGTGATCAATGCGCTGAACGGACCAGGTGATAACCCGGTTTATGTGCGTTTTGATATCACCGTGGTCGGCAAGGAAGCGACCAGTCTGGTCGGCCGTTGCCAGAAGGCGGTAGATGAGGATAAAAAAGTGTTGCTGGGCTTTACCTTAAGCAATCCCTCGACTGATATCTTTACCCTGAAACGCGGAGACCATGCCGGTGAACAGCGCGTCAGCCTGAAAGCCCGTCTGATTAAGGTTGACTGGATTAAAATCGGTCAGGAGAAAGTGTATCAGGCCGAACAATCCGACTCGATGCCGCCTCAGAACGGCATCACGCAAAAAGAATATGCAGAGAACTCTTTCTGA